The nucleotide sequence AGGTTGTGCTCAAGGTCCATGACCCCCTCATAGAGGGTCACGGCATTGAGAAAGGGGTAGCGGACGGTATAGGCGTGAATGCGGGTAAAGTCGAGCAGTTTGATCTGCGGATCGAGCAGCAGCGTCTTCGTCAGCGGGGCGAAGGCGCCGATGATGCTGAAGAGGGCATCGGCGTCGCCGTCGAACAGCGCCTGCGCCCCCGCTTCGCTTCCGAGGGTCAGAAAGGTGCTGTTTTCTGGGGTGACGCCGTTCGCTTCGAGCAGTGTCATCGCAAGGGCTTTCGTCCCGCTCCCCTCGGCACCGACGGCGATACGTTTCCCCTTCAGCTCGCTGAGGTTGTGCAACTCCATCCCTGCGGCGGAGTAGTAGACCCAGATCGGTTCGTTGTAGAGGCTGGCGAGGGAGGTGAAAGGTTCGGTTTTGAACGCATCCGTGCTGCCGCTCTGGACAAACGCGATGTCGGCCTTGTGCTCCTTGAGCAGTCCGAGCGCCTCCACCGAACCGTGCGTGGGGATGATTTCGACCGTCACGTGCTGTTTGGCGAGCAGGGCCTTGTAGCGCAGCGCGCTCTGATAGTAGATGCCGTTCTTCTCACCGGCGGCGATGGTGACGCGGTCGGGGGCCAGCGGCGGGAGGAAACGGCTGCCGACATAGAGCAGCCCCAGGAAGAGGGCGAGGATGGGCAGGACGATCTTGCAGGCATGACACTTCATGACGCTATAATAACGAAAAAAGCGAAGCGGAACGATGACGCGTATTGCAGTGGCCCTCCTTTTGATGTGTTCTCTCCTGTCGGCGGTGGATACGGCCGAAGAGGCGGCGAAAAAGGCGTACCTGGCCAACATCAATGCGCTGATGGTCTTTACGACCAAGGACGGGCTCAACTCCGGGACCTATGAATTCACCCGGGCCAATACGAGTATGTACATCATCCACCTGCCGCTGCGTTACCAATTCGACCCGTTCGCCCCGGACCTGAATGCCTTTATGATCGGCGGGGTGGGGTACAGCGAAACCAGGCTGACCAACGACGTCAACACATCGACGCCGCTCTCGGGCGATATCGCATTGAGTGCTACAAACATGCTGCGCACCTACACGGGCGGGATCGGCGGGGGGCTGCGCTACC is from Sulfurimonas sp. HSL-1656 and encodes:
- a CDS encoding TAXI family TRAP transporter solute-binding subunit, with the translated sequence MKCHACKIVLPILALFLGLLYVGSRFLPPLAPDRVTIAAGEKNGIYYQSALRYKALLAKQHVTVEIIPTHGSVEALGLLKEHKADIAFVQSGSTDAFKTEPFTSLASLYNEPIWVYYSAAGMELHNLSELKGKRIAVGAEGSGTKALAMTLLEANGVTPENSTFLTLGSEAGAQALFDGDADALFSIIGAFAPLTKTLLLDPQIKLLDFTRIHAYTVRYPFLNAVTLYEGVMDLEHNLPATTKHLIAATATLVSRGDLHPDLIRLVLRAAKEVHGGAGVFRKEGEFPGTARLEFPINADAEVYLRDGESWLEGLFPFWIASIIKRLMLLFIPVIALMIPLVKLFLPLVSWRSRSKIYRWYKTLNAIEDEMGSYDAAQRREAVNKLEQALQKIQKVDVPLSYRREYYDLIQHFELILGKLREAR